A window from Streptomyces sp. NBC_00271 encodes these proteins:
- a CDS encoding SixA phosphatase family protein, whose amino-acid sequence MIARAGASPLRRLVVLRHAKSAWPTGVADHERPLAPRGRRDAPAAGRALAESDCLPDLALCSTAVRARQTWELAARQWGTAPPVRFDRRLYGAEVPELLAALHEVPDQIRTLLLIGHNPGVEELVLELAGDSLDDALDDVRTKFPTSATAVLAWHGDSWDALAPGTALLTGMTVPRGMKED is encoded by the coding sequence GTGATCGCGCGCGCCGGAGCGAGCCCGCTGCGCAGACTCGTCGTCCTGCGGCACGCCAAGTCGGCATGGCCCACGGGAGTCGCCGACCACGAGCGGCCCCTCGCCCCGCGCGGCCGCCGCGACGCCCCGGCCGCCGGACGCGCCCTCGCCGAGTCGGACTGTCTGCCGGACCTCGCCCTGTGCTCCACCGCCGTACGCGCCCGCCAGACCTGGGAGTTGGCGGCGCGGCAGTGGGGCACTGCGCCGCCCGTACGGTTCGACCGGCGGCTGTACGGCGCCGAGGTACCGGAGTTGCTGGCGGCCCTGCACGAAGTCCCCGACCAGATCAGGACGTTGCTGCTGATCGGGCACAACCCCGGGGTGGAGGAACTCGTACTCGAACTGGCCGGGGACAGCCTCGACGACGCGCTGGACGACGTACGGACGAAGTTCCCGACCTCCGCGACGGCCGTCCTCGCCTGGCACGGTGACTCCTGGGACGCGCTCGCCCCGGGCACGGCGCTGCTGACGGGGATGACCGTGCCGCGGGGCATGAAGGAGGACTGA
- a CDS encoding acyl-CoA dehydrogenase family protein codes for MPYARIGECYSPEGVLTPDAAGAPAGGRFEEGFRAAVVGTIYGGASEILREIIAERHLRLPRNR; via the coding sequence ATGCCGTATGCCAGAATTGGAGAATGTTACTCCCCCGAGGGCGTACTGACCCCGGACGCGGCCGGCGCCCCCGCGGGCGGCAGGTTCGAGGAGGGCTTCCGGGCGGCGGTGGTCGGCACCATCTACGGCGGGGCCAGCGAGATCCTCCGGGAGATCATCGCGGAGCGCCACCTCAGGTTGCCCAGGAACCGCTGA
- a CDS encoding MarR family winged helix-turn-helix transcriptional regulator: MSTPPPTPADPALTDVAEIERALTRISYLTSRVRQHERLMVLAGLALDRAAVALLRQVADSGSLRPSELANLLSVEASHVTRQVQQLEKTGYLTRVPDPNDRRAQRIELTPAGRDAVDRVREASCRGMSVALADWSPGDLEQLATLCHRLADDFFAHAEDEIDLLPEVPREA, translated from the coding sequence ATGTCGACACCACCGCCCACACCAGCCGATCCCGCGTTGACGGATGTGGCTGAGATCGAGCGTGCGCTCACCCGTATCTCGTATCTGACCAGCAGGGTTCGTCAGCATGAACGCCTCATGGTGCTGGCCGGGCTGGCGCTGGACCGGGCCGCCGTGGCGCTGCTGCGACAGGTCGCCGACTCCGGCTCGCTGCGGCCCAGTGAGCTGGCGAACCTGCTGTCCGTCGAGGCGTCCCACGTGACCCGGCAGGTGCAGCAGCTGGAGAAGACCGGCTATCTGACGCGCGTCCCGGACCCCAACGACCGCCGGGCCCAGCGCATCGAACTCACGCCGGCCGGCCGGGACGCGGTCGACCGCGTGCGGGAGGCGAGCTGCCGAGGCATGTCGGTCGCGTTGGCGGACTGGTCACCGGGAGACCTGGAGCAGCTCGCCACGCTGTGCCATCGACTGGCCGACGACTTCTTCGCACACGCGGAGGACGAGATCGACCTGCTGCCCGAGGTTCCTCGCGAGGCTTGA
- a CDS encoding SDR family NAD(P)-dependent oxidoreductase encodes MTTIAIIGAGPGLGVAVARRFGREGFDVALITRTTDRAQTLSAELVGEGLTARGFAADVRDPKALEAALDAATATLGPIEVMQYSPVPQREFMRPVLETTPADLVGPIEFSVYGPVAAVHQVLPGMRALGRGTILFVNGGTAAVPHPDRAGTSLAFAAESAYGHLLHGALADEGIHVAQLVIPGAISPGHPRKDPAALAETIWNIHRDRHGYRHFADDLDS; translated from the coding sequence ATGACCACCATCGCCATCATCGGAGCCGGACCCGGCCTCGGAGTCGCCGTCGCACGGCGGTTCGGCCGCGAGGGGTTCGACGTCGCCCTCATCACCCGCACCACGGACCGGGCGCAGACCCTCTCCGCCGAGTTGGTGGGCGAGGGCCTGACGGCGCGCGGTTTCGCGGCCGACGTACGCGACCCGAAGGCCCTCGAAGCGGCGCTGGACGCGGCGACCGCGACCCTGGGACCCATCGAGGTCATGCAGTACAGCCCGGTCCCGCAACGGGAGTTCATGCGGCCGGTCCTGGAAACCACGCCCGCCGACCTCGTGGGACCGATCGAGTTCTCGGTGTACGGACCCGTCGCCGCCGTGCACCAGGTGTTGCCCGGTATGCGCGCCCTCGGCCGCGGCACCATCCTCTTCGTCAACGGCGGCACCGCCGCGGTACCCCACCCCGACCGGGCCGGCACCTCCCTCGCCTTCGCCGCCGAGAGCGCCTACGGCCACCTGTTGCACGGCGCGCTCGCCGACGAGGGCATCCACGTCGCGCAACTCGTCATCCCCGGCGCGATCAGCCCCGGACACCCCAGGAAGGACCCCGCCGCGCTCGCGGAGACCATCTGGAACATCCATCGGGACCGGCACGGCTACCGGCACTTCGCCGACGACCTCGACTCCTGA
- a CDS encoding CoA-binding protein, giving the protein MYGDPATIRKILTELGDTWAIVGLSSNERRAAYGVADVLQRYGKRIVPVHPKAETVHGEKGYPSLDAIPFDVDVVDVFVNSDLAGPVADEAAAAGAKAVWFQLGVVDEGAYGRTRAAGLDMVMDRCPAIEIPRLG; this is encoded by the coding sequence GTGTACGGCGACCCGGCAACGATCCGCAAGATCCTCACCGAACTCGGCGACACCTGGGCGATCGTGGGCCTCTCGTCCAACGAGCGGCGCGCGGCGTACGGAGTCGCCGACGTTCTCCAGCGTTACGGCAAGCGGATCGTCCCCGTGCACCCGAAGGCGGAGACCGTTCACGGCGAGAAGGGCTACCCGTCGCTGGACGCGATCCCGTTCGACGTCGATGTCGTCGACGTCTTCGTCAACAGCGACCTCGCGGGGCCCGTGGCCGACGAAGCCGCCGCCGCCGGTGCCAAGGCCGTCTGGTTCCAGCTCGGAGTCGTCGACGAGGGCGCGTACGGCCGTACCCGCGCCGCCGGACTCGACATGGTCATGGACCGCTGCCCCGCCATCGAGATCCCGCGCCTCGGCTGA